From Carassius auratus strain Wakin unplaced genomic scaffold, ASM336829v1 scaf_tig00216332, whole genome shotgun sequence, one genomic window encodes:
- the LOC113097590 gene encoding uncharacterized protein LOC113097590 — protein sequence MHFCLSKINTVLHFFSIIVMDTVRTLYKLSDLRQTRFGQPPPRHGLSLLWWFAHDCVQIDFNGRMIAECNPKNGAFGFHRFHNRDGLLPYSDLLYYEVGNLNYTDSLPDYVTENYTGYSDSSNKDRIIVSFDPRRRRFENIYVTQHSDQVHFDQNHTYCISTELIKDIQDLSREDFLREPLNHSEHISIDIYQSEQGETCQNISNELIEDNQDSDHSVDMPQSEQHNQTHCSQRKKCCCVLLCCCVLVLLLIIATAVYLLLF from the coding sequence atgCACTTTTGCTTGAGTAAAATCAACACGGTTCTTCACTTTTTCAGCATAATTGTAATGGACACTGTGAGAACCCTGTATAAGTTGTCTGATCTGAGACAGACCAGGTTTGGTCAACCACCTCCCAGACACGGTCTGAGCTTGTTGTGGTGGTTTGCTCATGATTGTGTTCAGATTGATTTCAATGGTCGTATGATTGCAGAGTGCAACCCTAAAAATGGAGCTTTTGGTTTCCACCGATTCCATAATAGGGATGGACTGCTTCCTTACAGTGACCTACTGTACTATGAGGTGGGCAACCTCAACTACACTGACTCACTGCCTGATTATGTCACTGAGAATTACACTGGATATTCAGACAGCAGCAATAAAGACCGCATCATTGTTTCCTTTGACCCAAGGCGGAGAAGATTTGAGAATATTTATGTGACACAGCACTCAGATCAGGTGCACTTTGACCAGAATCACACCTACTGTATTAGCACTGAACTCATCAAGGACATTCAAGACTTGAGCCGTGAAGACTTCCTCAGAGAACCCTTGAATCATTCTGAACATATATCCATAGACATATATCAGTCAGAGCAGGGAGAAACCTGTCAGAATATTAGCAATGAACTCATCGAGGACAATCAAGACTCGGATCATTCCGTAGACATGCCTCAGTCAGAGCAACACAACCAGACACACTGCAGTCAGAGAAAGAAATGCTGCTGTGTGCTGCTGTGCTGCTGTGTGCTGGTTCTGCTGCTCATTATTGCTACTGCTGTCTATTTATTGTTATTCTAG
- the LOC113097606 gene encoding uncharacterized protein LOC113097606, protein MVRTLNNVSELRQTGFGQPSSRHCLSLLWWFAHDCVKIGSNGRMIAQYDPRNGAFGFELFHNRESILPYSDLLYYEVGNLHKARSLPPYVIEKYTGYSEDSNTDRIIVSFNSRLNKFEKIYVTQHSDQKNFEQNRTYCISTDLLKDIKELSREDFLRGRTNRSEQFSISMPPSVQRRQTNTCLSWKCRCALIGCSLLFIAIVGGAIALCLYLKPK, encoded by the coding sequence ATGGTGAGAACCCTGAATAATGTGTCCGAGCTGAGACAGACTGGGTTTGGTCAGCCGAGTTCCAGACACTGTCTGAGCTTGTTGTGGTGGTTTGCTCATGATTGTGTTAAGATTGGCTCGAACGGTCGTATGATTGCACAGTATGACCCTAGAAATGGAGCGTTTGGTTTTGAACTATTCCATAACAGGGAAAGCATTCTTCCTTACAGTGATCTACTATACTATGAGGTGGGAAACCTGCACAAAGCCCGCTCACTGCCTCCTTATGTCATTGAGAAGTACACTGGATATTCAGAAGACAGCAACACAGATCGCATCATTGTTTCCTTTAACTCAAGGCTGAACAAATTTGAAAAGATTTATGTGACACAGCATTCAGATCAGAAAAACTTTGAACAAAATCGCACTTACTGTATTAGTACTGATCTCCTGAAGGACATTAAAGAGTTAAGTCGTGAAGACTTCCTCAGAGGACGCACAAATCGTTCTGAACAGTTCTCTATAAGCATGCCTCCGTCAGTGCAGCGCAGGCAGACAAACACCTGTCTGAGCTGGAAATGCCGCTGTGCGCTGATTGGCTGTTCTCTGCTGTTCATTGCTATTGTTGGTGGAGCTATTGCTCTCTGTTTGTATTTAAAGCCAAAATAG